GCTAAAAAATAGGCGCTATAGTTACTGTATAGACAGAGTGAATTTTGGAGTTTTTATGTAGGCACTAAGTCTGGATTAAACAAAACCTGAGTAAAGGTGGTAGAACTTGCATATCAGCAAACATCTGTATATTTATCAACGCTACATGGAAGTTTACGCTTCTGCTATATGTTCATGAGAGTTATATTTGCCTTCTTTACAGTGAAGGGAATTTATAACTGTATTACCGTCCATCAGTGACTATTTCTACTAAAAGCAAAAGACTTGTTTGGGaacttaattttctctcttttgaacTTCTCCAGCCTTCTAATAGCTGCCAAACCATCCAGTGACTAGAATATCTGTTCACCCACACAGATAACTCCATTTTCTTCCATGCCTCCATAGTGTGAGACACCATGTTCTGCTAGAGAGCACCGTAACAGCATGTGCTGCATAAAAAATGTGTAAGTCTAAGGCTCAGTTTGTGAGTGTCCCTAAAACCATATGACCTGTTCCATAGCCTTGTGTCACAATTTAGGAGTTGGTCCTGTATTCTATGAATATACGTATAAATACCTACATTTGTAGCTTAAATTCCTAGCAGTTATTTTTAAGGAGTGTCCCAAAATGAATTTATGTCATTTAAAATCGAGTAACAGTCATTGTTATCAATAGCAAAACAAGGAGATAAAAACATTACAGCTTTTAGCTCTAACAGCCTTTTCTCTGCCTTGGAGTGCCACAGACTAGGTGTGGGTCACACGGAATACTGTAGTCAAATTGTGTTCGACAGTAGCATGAGTTGATTTGGACAGGAGCTTCTAAACACATTGTGATTCCCAGACCTCAGTTGCCTCCCTAAGATCCAGTAGAGCTTCTCTGCTGATTATCAAATGCTACAGACCTCAGACGTGGAGTCTGGTAAGACCCAGTAGCAACCTACACAAAAGACAGCCTGGGATTCACCTTACCCTCCTGATTGCTGTTGCAGTTGCTTGTCAGGAGGGAAAGGTGAAAGTAGTGTAGACCAAAGATACCTTTAGATGAGCATGTAGAGGATCCCAAGGAGCTTGCAGtaaatttaatttagaaagatTCAAAAGTTTTCATCAATAAAGATGCAGGACAGATGCAGGACAGGGGATGAAATAGTGTAGGAAAGGGTGGGAAAAGTTTTGGTTCAAGACCAGGAATAGACTGTACGTCTGCTATGAGTGCCAACAGAATCTTTGTATCACTTTGCAGCATCACTATGGTGGTTCAGAAATTCTGTGATTTCAGAGAAACATTAAGCATTATTGGtttcagtgaaacattttttACAACTCCAGGAATATTCTCAGTACAGACAAAACAGTATGAACCAAGTTGCTTTTGCCAAACTTCATGCAGCAGAGAAAATGTATTGTAATGGAGATGTCCATCCCTTCTGCTGCAGATCGTCACACATCCCATATGCAGAAATGAATGCAGATACTGTGTCTTTGAAAGGTATGACTGTATGTAGTGTTGCTTGTGTGTTTATATAGTATTTATtgaggggcgggagggaggacaataaagggaagaggaagggtgaAGTTCTAAGATATTAACAGGCATTAATGTTAAACTTCCTTTAAAAGCCTGTGGTTACCAAGACCTGGTTTACATTGGTGCATGTCTTTTAAGAGTCTGTAATGTCTGTCCTTATAGCAGAGGTGATACCTCCACGATGCCATTTTAGATGTGAGTGAAGGCATGAACTATAAGCAAAAGAAACCAATCTGTTGGATGAAAGTGATGACAGATAAGAACTCAATTTTTGTAAATTCTCTTTTAATATAGCAACCCACACATCATTCAGTTAGTATGAATTCAGTTGGTGTCTTCATCATGATGAAGATAGCCTGAATTCCACTTCAATTTCAAGTGTCTAGTCAATGATGAGAGCTAAGAGCCTCTGAAGACTTTGAGGAATGATTCACATGGCCTAAGACATGGAGTAGGGAGTTGCCTAAAACCACTCAGTAGGAGACACCTGACACATGGATTTGGTGGATTTAGAACATGTGAATATAATGCTCAATGATTTCAAATCCATAAACactttcaaatgtatttaattaacttcttttttaCTAACAAGTCTAAATACATACAGCTAATGCACATTTTGAAACTCAATACAGCATTTAACTGACTGAACTACTGTTGCAATTTTTGATGCCCTTCATTGATTCTTTGTTTCACAGGGGTTGAATAGCACAGTGGAGCAAAAGTGTTTCAAATTAATCTTAGTAAGAAGGTCGGTTTGGTTTGTCATCTTCCCTCTATGACAGAATACAGAAGCAGCAATAAATTTGATATTCCATGCGTATATGAAAGCCTTGAGTAAGATAGAAGCCTTTCTTTTCAGCTCCTTCATGTGACATTCCCATGAGCAATACAGCGCAGTAAGTTTTAGCTGAAACTGTTGTTATTGCCCAACTAGTTAGAAACTCCTGCTCCGCAAGTTCTTTGTCAGCATGAAATGAAGTATCATGTAGAGGAGTCTGTCCTCATCCAGAACTAGTCAATGTTTTTGTTAATGACTTGGATGAAAGAATAATATGGGGTTTATATTTTTGGACAATCAGAAGGTAGAATGGTCTTCAAGCACATTCGAAAGTACAATTAGGATTGAGAATGATCTTGACAGCGGCCTGAATTAAATAGTAGAGAGTTCAGTAATGACAGAGAAAGCATGACACTTTGTGgaagttctgcagaaaaaaagaggtgggaATAGTACTCAGTCATAAGCTTAAACATGAATCAGCAATATCATAGTGCACTGACAGTCTTGTGTAGTGATGTACAAACAAGAATGGCATAGATTGTTATGATCAAAGTGATCCTTCCAATCTATCCACTACTACTACAGTCTTAAGAGGAAGATTTTATCCAGTTTTCAGCAGCAAACATTAAGAAAGAGGAGCATTTCCTTTCAATAACAGAGAACTGTGAGCCAAGCAACAGAGGTTTAGAAAATGTGACCCAAGATGGATTGAGAGACTTTTTCATTCAGAGAAGAGGAAACTGCACCACACATAATGAAATGCATCGGAGGTAGAGGAGAAAATGAAGGTAGCAGACTGCTTTTCATCCTGTATGGATGGATTAATTTCAAGGGTTGGTCTGGGGGTTCCTGAGCTCTGGAGTATAAACCCAAAGGTGGAAAAATGAGGCGATGAGTTGAAGAGTTTAGAGCTCCTGCATAGGTAAAAGGAAAATCTGTCCGAGAGGATAGCTGAGCATGGGGATGGTTTTCCAGAGGAAGTTTGGGTATCTTCATCACTGGAGGTTTTGAAGAACAACTTACACAACAGTTCTTGAAATGGTTTAGGCCCTTCTGAGCCTCTTTTTAGACCTGGTTGGATTCAATATGCTTTATGTAATTTAAAGGCTATGTTTAATTTTGGCTGTTGATACAGCTGCAACTGCTGAACAGTTTTAGAGTCTTCCTTGCCGCTTTCTGTCAGTCCCAAACCAGCAGAGcctcttctctgcttctctcttctctgGCTTAATTTCTGGTCCCTTTACACGTCTTTCCACTTtatgaacaaaataaatgaaggaaaaaaaaattgaaggattCAGTATGTATTTTGTTATATTCCTTCAACATTTTGTAATAAATAGAATgaaagatggagaggagaaaCAGCTTTTCTAATCATCTAACCGTAATCTTTCTTTGTAGTGTACCTGCGGTCTCCAGTGATCACATAGTCCCTACATTTATGTTGTTGCTCCAGCAGCTTGATACTGGGATATTGTGGTCTCTTACAGCATCACTAACAGTTTGCACAGCAGGAATATTGCATAGCAGTATTGCAATCTGATAATGCTGTGGAAATTCTTTAGGGGGACTGGTGCAATACAAAGCTTCTATGTATATTATAGGTGGAGTTTTAGTAGGTATCTTTTATGTTGACTCGCATGCATTCATAACTACTTCTATATTGATTGATATCACTACTGAGGCAAGTATACAGCTCTTCTTGGAATGCAAGCACAGTTTTCAAAGACCAAATTTTGACAGAATTGTTCACAAATAATTGGTgtcttgtttttcccttccttcccctgacTTTTAGCTGGCTGTGAGGTGGTTGGAACACAACTGCCGCTACCAGTACATGGATGAACTTCTCCAGTATGTCCGCTTTGGCCTTATGGATGTGGATACACTGCATACCGTAGCTCTTTCTCATCCTCTTGTCCAAGCTAGTGAAACTGCGACAGCACTTATTAATGAGGCCTTGGCTTACCACCAGAGCATCTATGCACAGCCAGTTTGGCAAACCAGAAGGACAAAACCTCGCTTCCAGTCAGACACTCTTTACATTATTGGTGGGAAAAAACGTGAAATCTGTAAAGTGAAGGAATTGCGATACTTCAATCCGGTAGATCAAGAGAACGTTCATATCGCAGGGATTGCAAACTGGAGCGAGCTAGCGCCTATGCCTGTAGGGAGAAGCCACCACTGTGTTGCTGTCATGGGAGACTTTCTTTTTGTAGCTGGTGGAGAGGCAGAGCACTCCACAGGGCGCACTTGTGCGGTGAGAACTGCCTGTCGATACGACCCCCGCACTAACTCTTGGGCTGAGATAGCTCCAATGAAGAACTGTCGGGAACACTTTGTGCTGGGAGCGGTGGACGAGTACCTCTATGCAGTAGGGGGCAGAAATGAATTGCGTCAAGTGTTACCTACAGTGGAACGCTATTGCCCCAAGAAGAACAAGTGGACCTTTGTACAGTCCTTTGATCGATCGCTTTCATGCCATGCAGGATATGTGGTGGATGGTCTTCTTTGGATATCAGGTAGAAAACGTTTCACACAGTTTGAGGTACTAACAAAATACCAAAATACTGTCTCAAATGAAACTAATAAATCTCCTTAGGTTTTGTATGTCAGGATAACTTTTGTCTTAGGAGATAGGTATTTCAAAGAATTTAAACCTGGAAGCATAAAATCAAGCCTGATTAGAAGTATAGGAGCATAACATACCTATACAATATTTTTTGTGTGCTAAATATCTCTCTGTGTTTCCAAGCTGCATATATCATATGTGCTATCTCCAGTCGCCATTCATAAATCACAGAGAATCGAAATGATAATGCACTTTTGGACAAATTTCAGATGACAAATTCTGTGTGcttcctaaaaacaaaaaacaagaccCAGTTTCTGTATTATGATCTGGTACCACTGCATTTATTTCTGATAATGAAATGGAGAATTAAGTGCCTGTTGGCTTGTGTAGATCCAGGGCTTGAAGGCAGGTGTATGAACTGCTCCCACTTGCTCGTGAGGATATTGTAACAGGCGAAGATGACCTTCTTTAGAAATCATGCACGGCTCTGTCCATAACAAGTGCACAGGACTCCCTGATGTAATCATAGCTTTATGGCACAGATAGATGAAAGTATAGCCTTGTAATCTTAAACTAACATATCATTTGCAACTCTGTCTGATGTACTTCTTATTTTACATGTGCACATTGATGGGAGTTGAGGACATTGTGCCATCAATCTTTGTAGTGACTTTTCTGTTAGTTGCTTTGGAACAAGGTGCTGTCTACAGAAAAtttgacaggaaaagaaaaacccaccttTTAGTAAAAAGTGTGTCGTGCAAGGTTATGAAGGTTATAAATTGTAATATTTATCAAGGAAGTTAATGAGTAAATGGGGCCAGCCCTTGAGGAAAATGTTCAGTGATTGCCATCTTCACTGTATATACCCTCTGGGGATTTTAATACGGTCTGGGATCCCTCTGGTGAAAAGACGGCATATGAATGGAAGATTAAGTTAGCTACTTAGGCCTTTGCTGTGCTtatgcccaggaaagtggttgagtcaccatccctggaggtatttaaaagactgtagatgtggcgcttagggacatggtttagtggtggacttggcagtgttatgttaacgattggacttgatgatcttaaaggtctttccaacctaaatgattctatgattctcaaaGTATGTCATTTAGGTTAGCGGAGCTCCTTACAGATGTATCTTTCTGCCCATATGGATTAAGTGCCTTATAGGAATTCCCAAGCATTGGCGGGGGAGGTAGCAGGTATctatttttatacataaaaatacatacactaAAGTAATGAATAATGACTTTGGAATTAAAAGCATGACAGAACGCAGAAAATCACCAGAATCCCTGGCAGGTGCTTTGGGTCGCTTTCTTCAACAACTGGCATCAAAGGAGTCTTGTAGAGCTTGTGCTGTGTGTTAATCCTGAAGTGTGCACATAGTGGGGCTTTGAGACCCAGGTACAGTACAGAAACAGGGTTTCTGCTTTAGGGTACCGGCTGGGCACGTTCAAAGCATTACCCTGTTTATTCACTACCTTTCCTATTTTATCAGTGGAGAGAGATGTGTGTCTGTGATGGGCAATTCAAATACATGGATGCTACTACTGCTGTGTCTtgactccctccctcccctgcctcgtGATTTACATTTGTCAGTATTTATGAAAAACAGGACTCTTTAGGAAATTGTGTTAAAAGTATTCATATAAAATTATTGAACGAGCACTAGAAACATCCCATCAGAGTGTGGTCCTTGCTCCAGTAcgtgaaaaaagtaaaattttttttcttaattttttttttctgaacaaaaaaaccccaaggaagtattTGATAGAGGTTTTTAAGTCAAATATGGGACTGGTTGAAGATTACTTTTAATCTTTCCAGATATACTAGGAAAGGGAAAATTATGCTGAGGATTAATTAATGTGCTTAGTTACGTAAGTGAAATGCATGCCTGCCTGTGTGTTTAAATACCATCTGCATTTATATAATGAAGCAGTGTGATATTCTGTTCAAGGATATGTCTCTAATACAGCTGTAGAATCAGGGGAAGAGGTAAGTGGAAGCCTATTAGATGAACTCTTTAAAACTgggcaaaacaacaaaaaatattttatcagtatttttccGTTTATATTTGAAAATGCTACCACCATAACTTCTGTTGTAAAGTCACAGTAAGGAACAATGTTTTGGCAGTGGAATAAGATAGACAGGACTTTTCGGTTGTATTTTGTATAGTTTTTGAGAAAATGTTTAGCAGTTTTGAGTTGCTAGATTCTGGCAGGTTATTATGAATTACGAGAACATTCTATGCAATACTTCAGTAGGGTATTGATCTGAATTATGTACTCAGATTGAAAACTAGGTTCTGTGTATTGAAGAgagttattttataaataaaagtagaTGGAGATGCAATAACTGTAGCTAGCTTTCTATTATTAATTAATTGCTTAGGGCTAGAATGTAGCTTGTCGTACGTGTATATTCAGGGGCAGGGGAATAGTGCAGAAAGATGTTTTATTGTTCCAAAAATATCAGTAGTCACTGCTCAAAAAAATCCACTGTTCATCATCAAATGTAAAGTATTAGCATAAAAGTAATCAGTAATGCAAGAGGGAACCTAAGTTTGAAGTATGTGGCCTAaaattaagtaattaaaaaattagtCTGAGTTAGGGATGTTTCTGAGCTGTatccctgctgctttttctgggaaatcagGTCATCAGTAAAAGCTCTCAAAGTCAGTCTGCTACTACCAGCTGGCGAGGTAACCATGAAAATGTGCCCAGTTTTTTAGTAAGTGAAtaaattaaatagtaataatataaGTTTCTAGCCCTTGTATTTGTGTAGAGTGTCATCAAAACATGACCCGCACATGGACCATTTACTTATTCTATAGCCAAAGCATCAGCGCCTCTGCTACAGCCCCTTGTTTTCTAAAGGCTTTGCTAATCAAAAGCTAACTAGACCTAAGGggtttctattattattattggttttCATTGTCGGCTTTACTTTGGTGCTCCTTTGGGACAAATACGAGGAGGAGTAAAAAATAATAGAGCATAAAATCATGGCAAAGGCAGCAGGGAAGGCAAGTGTGTTAAACAAAATGCTGTAAGCACATGCTGGCAGTAGGAAATGGGTGGCTAGTGTTTCAGGTGACAGAGGGACTCCTAAGCCCCCACCACCCCTTTGGGGTTTTTAACCTACCAGAAGGCTTAGAGGGAGCCTCCTGCACTCTGGAACTGGTCGGACCCTCTGGTCAGCACAAGTGGGTTCAGCTTTCGAGTGCTCTGAGCTTCTTATATTATggaacatatttttatatttgtatcattattttttcttttttttttttttattttttcacagcccacattttattttattttcttattttaaaaagtagataagaattcattaaaataagttttctttattGACAGTACAGCATCGGGCAGATGGTTTTGAAATTTTATAGAAAGATGAATCCTACAGGCCCCAGTTAACATCTGACACCATGACCCATTTCACAAATGAATTGCATGCCACATGCTTGAAAAGTGAAGTATTTgagtgaaagagaaacaaaatacaccAAACCCTTTGGAGTTCAACATTACTGACAATCATTCCCTATAAAAGCagggaaatattttccttaagagtgagaacttgaactATGCCCATTTCCCTGCATCCTCCGTGGCGTGCACATGCAAATCTGAAGACCTACTTTTCTATACACGTTAACCTTCCTTCTCCTGTATAGGTGTAGCGCCCGTGGGGATGGAGAGGGGCAGGGAACCTCTGCCAAGCAGTTCAGCTCTGGGCCATTCCTGCACCTGCAGCTGGGGATAACAAGGCTTCCCCTCTGCCTCAAACGCTCAAGAGATTAGCACATGAAAAGTCTTCTCTAAAGCGAAGTATTATGCTGTTGTTTCTCAGAGTTGCCTGACCTTAAGTGTGTCAGCTAAAATCACATCTTGACACATGGAAACTCAACTTGGGGGCGGTAAACAAGCCAACCCTGTACAGTTGCTTTGTATGTAacagctttttcttcaaaattcaagattcctttattattattattattttttccctaatgGTGGAGATTTTGACCAAGGAAATGATGATGATCACATATCTTGAAGAATTATTCTGAGTTTGCAAGTGGTTTGGGGGGAAAAGTATTACCTTACTATCAGTATGCTGTTTGTTGTGAGgagaaggaaattttttctcAGTAAATGCCTATAAAATTGTTTTATGAAGAATAGATCTGGAATAAATAGGAATCTACAGTGTCTAACCAAATCAACTTTTGCAGTGCAGCTGGCACAGAAATTACCAGGAGCAGGAGCTTAACAAGGACATAAAAATTGCCTCAGTCTTAGTTTGTATATGGAACAGTGTttctttattattactattatatttGAATAAAGATAATGGATCTCACACCTTTCAAGCATGGACATTATAGGTTTGATGCCATTGATTCTTCTTAGATTGAATGTGAACATCaggttttaatgatttttcaaaaaacaacccacaaaaaaataGGGCTTGTGCCCCTCTTGTTTGCAGCTGGATTGCATCGGAGGTGGAACAGTGTTAATTAGATCTGCTGGTGGTGTCTTACAGGGCACTCATTAGGGTGGGAGAATATGCTCCAGCTTAGCTGTCCTCACTGCACCTAGGCTGGATAAAGTAAAAGGCAGCAGACTTGCATGTTGAAGAAGGATTATCTTGTGTTTAACACACAGACACGTAAGAGAGGAgagatttctattttaaaatagcagagcACCTTGGGGCGCATGTCATGAGTTTCTATATATTCCCTGGATTTGCTGGAAGGAATACACGTGGGAGCTCTTTGCCAACATGTAGTTTTACACGTCTCCCAGCAAACTCGGATTCGTGTGTGCAGCCTAGCACTTGGGACTTCGGAGAGAGTTGTGAGATTTTCTGGGGGATTTGGATTGGATTAGATTTCTCAAGTCATATGGGGGTCTTACTAGGACATGTTATAAATATGGATTATAAATTTTCAATTGGGAAAATGGTGTTGAATCTACTGCCTCCCACCCTTCTCTTTTTGGAGGTGTCTTTATTGAAGGTGCTTTTCAGTGCAGTTTGTGGACTGTTTGGGGGACTGTAACAAAccaaaattatttccatgtgTGGGGAAGGGCTGGAAAAGGTGGGTCTTGGGCTCGTCCAGGACCTCTCCATGTAGAGGGGCACTGTTGCATGAGTTGGGAACTTACGGGTCTTGGAGGGCTTAAAAAGCAGGGTTTACAGCCTGCAAGGGAGTGAGCCACAGTGATTGTGGCAGTGTAAACACATTGTAAGCCCATGGGTTGGCTGCTGGGCTTCCCGTGAGTGTGTTCTCGCAGCTGTAAGAGCAAGAAAGACTTGTCTTGAGAACGCTTCTTGCCTCCTGGAAACTCTAGTCCTCAAAGCAAGCTGTTCATGTCAAAGCAGTGCAATCATCACTCTCAGTTTATAAAACCCAGCGAGTGCTGACCAAAGTGTAAGTTTTCTGTCATTTACCTAgccatacatttttttctctttccttaactGATGGGTTACTACCACATTAGCTGCTATTGCTTGACATCAAATGTAATAGCGTGGTTTGTATTTTACACTTCTTTTCAAGTGTAGTTATGATGACTCcctgccttttccctcctctcctcataGAAGGCACTgcagagaagtttaaaaaattatctcagaattaccccatttttttctgagaaaattatttttattaccatttaatttttttttttttcattttcctattttttaagaGACATATTGCTCTTCTCTTGCCCTTTCCCAGCTGCctggagtatttttaaaaaaatagttcaagAGGACATTGCAGACTTGTTAAATTTGAATTTTGGCAGAAAATTTTAAACTTTTGCTATAGCACTTCAAAGTTAGGAGGAACTTGAGTTTGAAAATTGATGCAGATATAAGATGGCATATTTAATGACAGATGTATCTATAGAAACCTGTTAAGATGCAGATTATCCCCCTGGGGAGGGGAGATCAGAACTGCCAATCTATAAAATATACTTGTTAGGGGAAGGCATGGGAATCTATCTCTGCGAGCACTTTGATTGCAGGGGACAGTGTAGCAGCATGTGGCATCATAACCTAAGAGCAGACAAATCAGCTTGATGACTTTCAAAGCCAAGAATACTGCTGGAGGCAAGGGTACTCCAGtctagaagaaattaaaacatatagAGACTGTTATTAATTCCAGATCTATTTTTGTGTAGTCAAATCTGTATGCAAATCCTTAGCATCTCATTTTGGCAGATTAATCTAAAAGTGAAGAGCGGTATGTGAAGGGAATGTAATGATAAAACGCCACAGATGAGCAAtattgcaggggaaaaaaacgtaAGCTGTGTACTTGATATGAGGGGCTCTTTGTGAAGAGAGGCAAATAATTTTGCTTATttgattatttcattattttacgAGGAAGCAGCCCcctgctttctcttcttcctccacaTCTTTCCCCCCAAATTAAGGTGTCCTTTCTGAATGGAAATACAAGACCCAGCGTTGTTTTTCTGATGCATCTCCTGTAGTTTAACATTCTGGAGGTAATCATCCAAATaactatgatttttatttttcaaagtactAATCTGACATCTCATTTTTAAACATTACACTAGGTGTGAAAATAACTatgtaaaagaaaatcaaattacaaaacaGATATTAGAAAAGATTGCTTTGTGCATGTGGCTGACGGCCACTAACACTGTGAAGGCTGCACAACAGCATAGAGACAAATAACAGATTGTGAGATTAGATATGGGAACAGTCATTGCTTTCCAATGCCTGTTCTTATGTGCGTGTTTCACAGGTGCTGTGATGGGCAGTGTGTGGCACAGTGTGATGGAAGCAGTTTGGAAAGACTACATCTTGCCTCGGCTATCTCGTAGCTTGTAAGCATCTCCGAGCTGGGAGCTTGTGCTACCATCCATGTGTAGGGGTGCCAGTACAGGCTGGTGCTTGCAGAGATGCGCCCAAATAACAGTGTTATTCCTGCCTTCTTCTGCGGTTGAAGACAAGATTCTTGA
The genomic region above belongs to Calonectris borealis chromosome 3, bCalBor7.hap1.2, whole genome shotgun sequence and contains:
- the KLHL32 gene encoding kelch-like protein 32 isoform X7, with the translated sequence MPSERCLSVQEMLTGQRLCQSSSHNDAVLAALNQQRSDGILCDITLIAEEQKFHAHKAVLAACSDYFRAMFSLCMVESEADEVNLHGVTSLGLKQALDFAYTGQILLEPGVIQDVLAAGSHLQLLELLSLCSHYLIQLAVRWLEHNCRYQYMDELLQYVRFGLMDVDTLHTVALSHPLVQASETATALINEALAYHQSIYAQPVWQTRRTKPRFQSDTLYIIGGKKREICKVKELRYFNPVDQENVHIAGIANWSELAPMPVGRSHHCVAVMGDFLFVAGGEAEHSTGRTCAVRTACRYDPRTNSWAEIAPMKNCREHFVLGAVDEYLYAVGGRNELRQVLPTVERYCPKKNKWTFVQSFDRSLSCHAGYVVDGLLWISGGVTNTAQYQNRLMVYDPKQVLDVSKEGKEEVFYGPTLPFASNGIAACFLPAPYFTCPNLQTLQVPHHRIGTM